The proteins below come from a single Sorghum bicolor cultivar BTx623 chromosome 4, Sorghum_bicolor_NCBIv3, whole genome shotgun sequence genomic window:
- the LOC8059077 gene encoding uncharacterized protein LOC8059077: protein MPPGRKKRRVLPKNSGAAKRIRKDDPPDDGAKQDDRPPSKKVLATKRRCKDPSEEPEDEDHAAQAPMPPGRKKRRVPPKISGAAKRIRKDDPPDDGAKQDDRPPSKKHTKGKQVSRNEDEEVSGNEDGEVSRNEDEEYKDDGGTRMKTMMVDTKMKIRYPIFFAAAAFPELQTKGKKKKCNIGSHCEPNSIIKAVDALSDSAKSVVRASGFGAFLRMDITTLYSIDTIMYLMNNCDVSSDGESFTVVVSEDNQIEVTPEFVKECFGIPDGDKSLEDHWGNEYNKFWQRMKDLGYAVTAKVNSRGKIQENKKLPITEIIEYIKTVKDKHSEARAFFMILLCKMLLPTQSNVPTPQHVGMCSYIDEAKSYNWCKYICQNLKSKISTWKQREKQPSKIEGCALLLLMCLHQALKPQLALDGTQADPLINRYNDKTIAKLVKGMNLRQEVVKHKDNIVKKPVQKPASRKQKVVPLPATKGPSKNLEDHIIEIASVQHFLNESEVDKDEEGILLKEMKSCQDKLMEALKELQIKNNENLKKIAEEHSYLSKMYKEIKRRPALVEDVKIEEQMKENCVVEIDGVQIMEDNFVRIFAPGGHLHDDVVGVLRFIWMKSWDDQIVLSMGAVEQLLGMNKRSGYLEREFRSCDIERRSCDLKKTIYVPFCKGTHWSLVVVEPDLDVITVLDSYYDLEKSEENHQQLINALKNHLGSLGLQGPKYIISTPEVQKQNNLDDCGFHMLMYIMQYKDGNYNNISEAQMQNDGHMLARSFC, encoded by the exons ATGCCTCCCGGCAGAAAGAAGCGTCGGGTTCTTCCCAAAAATTCCGGCGCCGCCAAGCGGATCCGCAAAGATGATCCGCCAGACGACGGCGCCAAACAAGATGATCGTCCCCCCTCAAAGAAGGTATTGGCCACCAAGCGGCGTTGCAAAGATCCGTCAGAAGAACCCGAGGATGAAGATCATGCCGCGCAAGCCCCCATGCCTCCCGGCAGAAAGAAGCGTCGGGTTCCGCCCAAAATTTCCGGCGCCGCCAAGCGGATCCGCAAAGATGATCCGCCAGACGACGGCGCCAAACAAGATGATCGTCCCCCCTCAAAGAAG cacACAAAGGGCAAGCAGGTATCAAGGAACGAGGATGAGGAGGTATCCGGGAACGAGGATGGGGAGGTATCCAGGAACGAGGATGAGGAATACAAGGATGATGGTGGAACCAGGATGAAGACGATGATGGTGGACACCAAGATGAAGATAAGGTATCCAATCTTTTTCGCTGCTGCCGCATTTCCAGAATTA CAGACAAAGGGCAAGAAAAAGAAATGTAACATAGGTTCACATTGTGAACCTAATTCCATCATTAAGGCAGTTGATGCTCTATCAGATTCTGCAAAATCAGTAGTGAGAGCTTCTGGTTTTGGTGCCTTTCTTCGGATGGATATTACAACTCTTTATTCCATTGATACtatcatgtatctgatgaacaatTGTGATGTGAGCTCCGATGGTGAATCATTCACCGTTGTTGTATCAGAAGACAATCAAATAGAGGTCACACCTGAGTTTGTCAAAGAATGCTTTGGTATCCCTGATGGAGACAAATCACTAGAGGATCACTGGGGCAATGAGTACAATAAGTTTTGGCAACGCATGAAAGATCTTGGATATGCAGTCACTGCTAAAGTGAACTCTAGAGGTAAAATTCAAGAGAACAAGAAACTCCCCATCACCGAGATAATCGAATACATCAAAACTGTGAAAGATAAGCATTCGGAAGCCCGTGCTTTCTTCATGATTCTGCTATGCAAGATGTTGTTACCCACTCAGAGCAATGTACCCACTCCGCAGCACGTGGGGATGTGCTCGTACATTGATGAAGCCAAAAGCTATAATTGGTGCAAATATATTTGTCAGAATCTGAAAAGTAAGATCTCTACATGGAAGCAAAGGGAGAAACAACCATCAAAAATCGAGGGGTGCGCACTTCTGCTGTTG ATGTGTTTGCATCAAGCTCTTAAGCCGCAACTTGCGCTGGATGGTACACAAGCTGATCCACTCATCAATCGCTACAATGACAAAACAATTGCAAAACTGGTCAAGGGCATGAATCTCCGGCAAGAG GTTGTCAAGCACAAGGACAACATAGTCAAGAAACCAGTCCAGAAACCAGCATCCCGAAAGCAAAAGGTTGTCCCTCTGCCTGCAACTAAAGGACCTTCCAAAAATCTAGAG GACCACATCATTGAAATTGCATCTGTGCAACACTTTCTCAATGAAAGTGAGGTTGACAAGGATGAGGAGGGCATCCTTTTAAAAGAAATGAAGAGCTGTCAAGACAAGTTGATGGAAGCATTAAAGGAACTCCAGATCAAAAATAACGAAAATTTAAAGAAAATTGCGGAGGAACATTCATACTTGTCTAAGATGTACAAAGAAATCAAACGCAGGCCGGCCCTAGTTGAAGATGTGAAAATAGAAGAGCAGATGAAGGAAAATTGTGTGGTGGAAATAGATGGAGTTCAGATAATGGAGGATAATTTTGTTCGTATCTTCGCACCAGGTGGTCATTTGCACGATGACGTTGTGGGAGTTCTGAGGTTCATTTGGATGAAATCATGGGATGACCAGATTGTTCTTTCAATGGGTGCTGTT GAACAATTGTTAGGGATGAATAAAAGATCTGGTTATCTTGAAAGAGAATTCAGAAGCTGTGACATAGAAAGACGAAGCTGTGACCTAAAGAAAACA atttatgTCCCTTTCTGTAAGGGAACACACTGGTCCCTGGTTGTGGTAGAACCAGATTTAGATGTTATAACTGTACTTGATTCCTATTATGATTTGGAGAAAAGCGAAGAAAATCATCAACAACTG ATAAATGCACTTAAAAACCATCTTGGTTCACTAGGCCTGCAAGGTCCAAAATACATCATTTCAACGCCAGAAGTTCAGAAGCAAAATAACCT TGACGATTGTGGTTTTCATATGCTTATGTACATAATGCAATATAAGGATGGAAACTACAACAACATTAGTGAG GCTCAAATGCAAAATGATGGACACATGTTGGCGAGAAGCTTCTGCTGA
- the LOC110434748 gene encoding uncharacterized protein LOC110434748, giving the protein MYLMNNCDVSSDGESFTVVVSEDNQIEVTPEFVKECFGIPDGDKSLEDHWGNEYNKFWQRMKDLGYAVTAKVNSRGKIQENKKLPITEIIEYIKTVKDKHSEARAFFMILLCKMLLPTQSNVPTPQHVGMCSYIDEAKSYNWCKYICQNLKSKISTWKQREKQPSKIEGCALLLLMCLHQALKPQLALDGTQADPLINRYNDKTIAKLVKGMNLRQEVVKHKDNIVKKPVQKPASRKQKVVPLPATKGPSKNLEDHIIEIASVQHFLNESEVDKDEEGILLKPRSTASAQIIVALLLEYSPKVYQSVETRSQTLD; this is encoded by the exons atgtatctgatgaacaatTGTGATGTGAGCTCCGATGGTGAATCATTCACCGTTGTTGTATCAGAAGACAATCAAATAGAGGTCACACCTGAGTTTGTCAAAGAATGCTTTGGTATCCCTGATGGAGACAAATCACTAGAGGATCACTGGGGCAATGAGTACAATAAGTTTTGGCAACGCATGAAAGATCTTGGATATGCAGTCACTGCTAAAGTGAACTCTAGAGGTAAAATTCAAGAGAACAAGAAACTCCCCATCACCGAGATAATCGAATACATCAAAACTGTGAAAGATAAGCATTCGGAAGCCCGTGCTTTCTTCATGATTCTGCTATGCAAGATGTTGTTACCCACTCAGAGCAATGTACCCACTCCGCAGCACGTGGGGATGTGCTCGTACATTGATGAAGCCAAAAGCTATAATTGGTGCAAATATATTTGTCAGAATCTGAAAAGTAAGATCTCTACATGGAAGCAAAGGGAGAAACAACCATCAAAAATCGAGGGGTGCGCACTTCTGCTGTTG ATGTGTTTGCATCAAGCTCTTAAGCCGCAACTTGCGCTGGATGGTACACAAGCTGATCCACTCATCAATCGCTACAATGACAAAACAATTGCAAAACTGGTCAAGGGCATGAATCTCCGGCAAGAG GTTGTCAAGCACAAGGACAACATAGTCAAGAAACCAGTCCAGAAACCAGCATCCCGAAAGCAAAAGGTTGTCCCTCTGCCTGCAACTAAAGGACCTTCCAAAAATCTAGAG GACCACATCATTGAAATTGCATCTGTGCAACACTTTCTCAATGAAAGTGAGGTTGACAAGGATGAGGAGGGCATCCTTTTAAAACCAAGATccaccgcaagcgcacagatcatTGTAGCTCTTCTCTTAGAGTATTCCCCCAAGGTTTATCAATCCGTGGAAACGAGGTCACAAACCCTAGATTAA
- the LOC110434637 gene encoding acidic leucine-rich nuclear phosphoprotein 32 family member A-like, with the protein MPPGRKKRRVPPKISGAAKRIRKDDPPDDGAKQDDRPPSKKHTKGKQVSRNEDEEVSGNEDEEVSGNEDGEVSRNEDEEYKDDGGNQDEDDDGGHRDEDKVSNLFRCCRISRISDFTIMSLIFYQHWLGDFTSMA; encoded by the exons ATGCCTCCCGGCAGAAAGAAGCGTCGGGTTCCGCCCAAAATTTCCGGCGCCGCCAAGCGGATCCGCAAAGATGATCCGCCAGACGACGGCGCCAAACAAGATGATCGTCCCCCCTCAAAGAAG caCACAAAGGGCAAGCAGGTATCAAGGAACGAGGATGAGGAGGTATCCGGGAACGAGGATGAGGAGGTATCCGGGAACGAGGATGGGGAGGTATCCAGGAACGAGGATGAGGAATACAAGGATGATGGTGGAAACCAGGATGAAGACGATGATGGTGGACACCGAGATGAAGATAAGGTATCCAATCTTTTTCGCTGCTGCCGCATTTCCAGAATTAGTGATTTTACCATCATGTCTTTGATATTTTACCAGCATTGGCTTGGAGATTTTACTAGCATGGCATAG